GCACCGAGCCCCAGATCCGCCCCTCGAAGAGCCCCGGCGAGAACGGCAGGGAATAGCGCGAATAGCCGTAGGAATATTTGGACACGAACAGGTAGTCGCCGACCAGCAGCGTGTCCTTCATCGAGCCGGAGGGAATGTTGAACGGCTGGAACAGGAAGGTTCGGATCACCAGGGCGATCAACAGCGCATGGATGACCACGCGGACGGTTTCGCCCATTCCGCCTTTGGCGGCCTTGCTGGTTTCAGCCACTGTATCGCGTCCGTATTTCCCAGGGAGCCCGCCCTATAGCCCGCTTCGGCGCGCAGGCGCAATCGCGGCCAATGCGGAGCCGGCCAGCGCCGTCGCCGCACGACGGATCGTCCGCGCCGCGGCGGCCCGCCTCAGAAGTCGACGCGCTGGCGGTTCCTGAGCGAATTGCCCATCGTATCCCGCAGTTCGGGCGCGATCACGGGCGGCGGCGTGCCGGGGCCGGTCGGATCGGTCGCGACCGTGCTGCGCCGGCTGGGCAGCGTACGGTTGCGATCGACGACGGTCGGGATCGAGCCCGCGGTCTGGCCGCTGACAATGGTGCCGCCGAGTGCATTGCCGCCGGTGGCGCCGCCACGCGAGACCTGCGAGACATTGGAAAGGCCTGCGCTCTCGCGCGCGCCGGGGGCCCGCTGCATCGTGCTGCCCGCGGCATTCCAGGTCGTCGCGGAGGAGCCTGCCGCGCTGGTGGCGACCGGCGCCACCTGGGCGCTTGCGGCTCCCGCCGGGGGCAGCGCGCTGGCCGTCACCGGGGTGACCGGCGCCGCCTCGAGCCGCGACGGCGCCGCGGAGGAGGACGGCCCGTCACCGGACGACATGCAGCCGGCAAGCGCCGCGGCCGAAGCGATAACCACGAGAAGTCGCATGTGTGAAGATCCGATCAGGATGCCGATGCCATGCCGATACCCTACGCCCGGCCGCCTCCGCAATGCGGCTCGCGGCGCAATAGCGAAGCGTGGCCTGAATGCGGGCGCGGCGCCGGCAGGAGACGCTCCGCCCGTGGCCGCGCTATGCCGCAAGCGGTGCGGCCGGCATCAGGTCATAGGGAGGTTTCCAGCCCGGCAGCGCCGCAATGCGCTCGCGCCAGGCGTGGATATGCGGATGCGAGGCGGCCAGGTCGTAGCCGGTCTCCGCGATCGGGTAGAACATGTAGCCGGCGAGCGAGAAGTCGGCGATGGTCGGCCGGCCGCCGACCATGAAGGGCTGCTCGGCGAGATGCTTGTCGACGATGCCGAGCGCGCCGTCGATCCGGCTCCTGAGGAAGCTGAGCACGGCCGGATCGGCCGGCTTGCCCGACAGCGAGAACATGAACCGGTGGGTGGCGAAATAGCTGGTGAACTTG
This portion of the bacterium YEK0313 genome encodes:
- the yghU_1 gene encoding Disulfide-bond oxidoreductase YghU, which codes for MLALCDLDWEPVVVDFFRGATREPSWRAEVNAMGEAPVLEHAGRRYSQSGVILTYLARELGRFGPADLDEELEILRWILFDNHKFTSYFATHRFMFSLSGKPADPAVLSFLRSRIDGALGIVDKHLAEQPFMVGGRPTIADFSLAGYMFYPIAETGYDLAASHPHIHAWRERIAALPGWKPPYDLMPAAPLAA